Genomic DNA from Caldicellulosiruptor hydrothermalis 108:
GTTCAAAAGCATATTTTAAATTTTCCTTGTCTTTGATTCCCCTTCCTACACCAATAACTATTTTAGCACTTTCAAGTTTGTTATCAATACTCTGAGCTAAATTTTTTTCAATAATCTTAATTCTGCCAGAAAAAGGCTCAAAGTTCTCAAAGAGACTTTCAACAATCTCTACTTTACTATCAATGGTCTCAAAAGAACATTCAGCTACATTTTTTATCTTTAACGTAGCAAAGACAATAGAAGAATTTTTGACTAAAATCTCAGCGTTTATATTTCCTGCATATGCAGGCTTTAAAAAACTGTAGTTATGAGTACTCTCATCAAAAATAAGGTCTGTACAATCAACAGCAAACCCACATGAAAAGCGTGCAGCAACTCTTGCTAAAATTGACTTTATAAAATCGCTTGATATTGAAATGACAGCATGAGGTTTTATTGTATTTATATGCTGGGTTATAGCTTCGATGTAAGGCTGTTCCCAGTCTGAAAAAAGTTCATTTTCATAGATGACAATTTGACTTACTGGAAGTGTTTTCAGGTAATTTATATCTTTATCTTCCACTTGCCTATTCGAATATAGGTATAAAATAATCTTTTTATCTTTAACTGTAATTCTGCTCTCAATGAAAGAAAGAAGAGAAGCAAGTTGTGAGATTTCATCAACATGATAAATTGCCGGCACAAATATCACATGTTCCATTTCTCTTTTTAGTCCCCCTTATGAAATTGAAATTTAACGTTTATAAAAACCTCATAACAAGGTCGGCTATACATTCTATTTGAGCAGCTTCAAGGCCTTCATAAATCTCACATTTAACATCTTCAAAGCTTTGTTCAACAAATCTATCGACCGAGGTCTTTGAACCTTCTGCTCCTACTTTGCTAAAATCAAAGTTTTCTAAATCATCTAAACTCAAGACTTGAGGAGTATAAGAAAGAGCTTTTATCATAAGGCTCAGTTTTGGAAGCCTAAGAAATGCACTATCTTTCTTAACAGAAACCAGTGCTGGTAGTTTAACCTCAAACCTAAATAGTTGATTTTTAAATTTTCTTTCAATTTCAATGCGTTGCAAATCAAAAACTTTTATATTAGTTGCAAATGATATGTGAGGAATATTAAGATATTCCGCTATCTGAGGTGGGACAATAGATGTCTCACCATCTAAGGAAGACTCACCACACAGTACCAAGTCAAAATTGCCAAGCTTTTCAATAGCCTTTGCCAGCGCATACGCAGTAGAATACGCATCAGAACCAGCAAGTCTTTTGTCGCTCAAAAGTACACAGCTGTCACAACCAACCTCTATAAGTTCTTTTATTTTGCTTTCACACTCAGCAGGACCCATTGAAAGGGTTGTGATATGAACATCTTTATAAACATCTTTTATTCTAAGAGCAAATTCTAAAGCGCTAAGGTCTGCAGGATTGTTCATCAAATGCTGAGCATTTCTTTTTATTGTCCTGGTTTCAGGATTATACTCCACCTTTTCCGGATCAACGACTTGTTTTATACACACAAGAATTTTCATCTTTCAAAAACTCCCCCTCAAGTCTTAAAGATTTAATACTCTTTTATGATTTCAGACGCGATAATATTTCTCTGAATTTGATTTGCGCCTTCAAATATCTGAGTTACTTTAGCATCCCTCATCATCTTTTCAACCGGATAGTCTTTAACATATCCATTTCCACCCATAATCTGAACGGCATCAGTGGTGACCTTCATAGCAACATCAGATGCAAAAACCTTGCACGCTGAAGATTCCTTTGAAAAATCCTTTGCACCACTATCAATCATTCGGCATGTTGAATAAAGCATAGCTCTTGCAGCTTCGATATTTATGTACATGTCAGCCAGCATATGCTGGATTGCCTGAAAGGATGAAAGAGGTTGTCCGAACTGGACCCTTTCTTTTGCATACCTGATTGCATACTCATAGGCACCTTGAGCAATTCCAACAGCCATTGCAGCCACTCCAGGACGTGTCCTGTCAAACGTCTTCATTGCAACAATAAACCCTGTCCCTTCACGACCTAAAAGATTTTCCTTGGGAACTTTACAATCTTCAAATATAAGCTCTGTGGTAGAAGATGCTCTTATGCCCATCTTGTCCTCTTTTTTACCACAATAAAACCCTTCATATCCCTTTTCTACAATGAAAGCTGAAATTCCGCGCGGTCCTTTTGATTTGTCGGTTACTGCAAATACCACATACACGTCAGCTTCACCGCCGTTTGTAATCCAATGCTTGCTACCATTTAAAATATAATAATCTCCTTTTTTCTCTGCAGTTGTCTTTATACTGCTCACATCACTTCCAGCATCAGATTCTGTCAATGCAAACGCGGCTATCAACTCTCCTTTTGCTATTTTAGGTAAATACTTTTTCTTTTGTTCTTCTTTACCGTAAAGAATTATAGGATATGCACCCAGAGCTGTTGCAGCGTATGATACCGCAACACCTGCACAATTTCTTGAAAGCTCTTCTACAACAAGGCACATTTCCATAACACCGCCACCAAACCCACCGTACTCTTTAGGAATGTATACACCAGTGAGCTCTGTGTATGCTAAAAGGTCCAATATATCTCTTGGGAATATACCTTCTTTGTCATATTTTATTGCAACCTTTGACACGTATTCATCTGAAATCCTTTTTGCAAGTTTCTTTATAATCTTTTGTTCTTCACTTAAAAAATATTCCACCTTAAAAATTCGCCCCCTACTTTTGCAGTATCCTTCTTCATTAGTTTATCAGATGAAATTCTCTATTGTCAAACAATCATAAATTTTTTACATTGATGGGTTTATTTTGTAACAATAATTGTTGTATTGCGTGATTATTTTTTGATATCATACTTCATATAAAAAAACTGTCCTGGGGAAGGATTACAAAATGAAGGTTGCTGGAATAGTAGTAGAATACAACCCTTTTCACAATGGACACCTGTACCATCTGCAAAAGACAAGAGAAATAACAAATGCAGACATAGTTGTGGGCGTAATGAGCGGTAACTTTATTCAAAGAGGAGAACCTGCAATTGTAAACAAATGGGCAAGGACAAAGATGGCTATTTTAAACGGAGTAGATGTCATCTTTGAGCTTCCATTTGCATATGCCTGTAACAGCGCTGAAATATTTGCATACGGTGCAATATCCATTTTAAACCAGCTTGGCGTTGACTTTATTGTTTTTGGCTCAGAATGCGGTGATATAGATAAGCTTAAAGAAACTGCTAAACACTTGGCATTTGAAGAAGATGATTTCAAGTCAAGTTTGAAAAGTTATTTGAAAGAAGGGTATTCCTTCCCAAAAGCTCGTGAACTTGCTCTTATCAAAACATGTAAAACCAATATTGAATTTTCTTCTAACAACATACTTGGAATTGAATATATCAAATGGATTTACAGGTTAAGTTCAAAGATTGAACCATTTACTATAAGAAGGATAGGTACCTCTTATAATGACCCCAACCTCACACAAGACACATACGCTTCAGCTACTGCTATAAGAAGAAACATAAATAACCTGCAGGCAATCAAAAACAAAATGCCATCTGCTTCTTATGAAATACTGATAGAAGAATTTGAAAGCGGAAGAGGACCTGTGTTTCTTGAGGATTACTTTAAGCTCTTTATCTACAACGCTATCGTTGTACCAGATTTTTTGAAAGACAAAATTGATGTCAAAGAAGGGCTTGAAAATAGATTTGAAAAGTACATTTTCAATTCTCCATCAGTGCAACATCTTCTTGAGAATGTAAAAACTAAAAGATATACCCTTACAAGACTTCAGAGAATATTCATACACGCTATTGTGAGAAACAATTTTGACCAAAAAACTCTTCTTTCCATTACACCTTATGTGAGAGTTTTGGGATTCAACCATAAAGGAAAAGAATATTTAAATAAGATAAAAGACAAAATTGAGTATATCACAAAACTAAATCAGCAGTGGTTAAAAAACCCTCAATACAAAGAGCTTCTTGAACTTGAAATAAGGTCTTCAATGCTGCATGCCCTGCAATATAAAGATTTTCACAAATATCTGCAGACAGAATTTAAATCATCTCCTATCTATATCAGTTCAAGAAGCTAAATTCTTTAAGTTTTCTAACTCCTCTTCTGCCCTTTTCTTTCCTCTTTGATACGCCTTTTCTACATCGGCAAGGGTATATGGATTTATATCCTCAAGATCAATCTTTATAAGATAGTCAAGATAACCTTGTTTGAGTCTGAATATCTCCTCTCCCATGATATCAATTGTTGTCATTATCATTTCTAAAATATTCTTGGGTTCTTTGAGCAAGCCTTTGCCTGAAACATCAACACCAATTACAAATTCACAACCGTTTTCTCTCAAGACCTTTCCCGGCACTTTGTCTACTACCGCTCCATCAACCAGCACAGTATCCCCTATTTTATATGGTGGAAGAACACCAGGAACAGATATGCTGCTTCTTACAGCATCATATAAACTTCCCTCGCTGAAGACCACCTGCTCACCTCTTAAAAGGTCTGTTGCAACAACATAAAACGGATATTTCAAATCAGAAAACCTTTTATCTCTCAAAAAAAGCTTTAAAATCTCTTCTATATTTTTACCTGAAATGAGAGCATTTTTTCTTACTTTAAAATCTATAAGTATGTCATTTCTTATTTGCTTTGCCACCTTATATATAAGGCCAAGGTCATATCCAAGACAGTAAAATGCGCCTATAACAGCACCAATGCTTGAACCTGAAAAAGCTTCAAATTTAAACTCCTTTTCCAGAACTTCTATAACCCCTATGTGTGCAAATCCTCTCATTGCACCAGAACCAAGTGCAAGCGAAACTTTTTTCATTTTACCCTCCATACAGCAATAATATTTTAAGTAGAATACCATTTAAATATGTATTGGAGCAGAGCACTTGAGAGAGATATTTAACTTTACCGTAATAATATTATGTATACTCTATTTTTTATCTATACTTTTAAATCCTCAGCTTATCATTCAATCAACAACTAAATCAGTAATCATATGGTGG
This window encodes:
- a CDS encoding electron transfer flavoprotein subunit alpha/FixB family protein, whose protein sequence is MEHVIFVPAIYHVDEISQLASLLSFIESRITVKDKKIILYLYSNRQVEDKDINYLKTLPVSQIVIYENELFSDWEQPYIEAITQHINTIKPHAVISISSDFIKSILARVAARFSCGFAVDCTDLIFDESTHNYSFLKPAYAGNINAEILVKNSSIVFATLKIKNVAECSFETIDSKVEIVESLFENFEPFSGRIKIIEKNLAQSIDNKLESAKIVIGVGRGIKDKENLKYAFELANILNGAVGVTRPLVDMGWIDKEYQIGQSGKIVSPQIYFAFGVSGAAHHICGIGNPKLIIAVNKNKDAQIFKIAHYGIVADATSIMKSFIKAFKSRLKGC
- a CDS encoding electron transfer flavoprotein subunit beta/FixA family protein, which gives rise to MKILVCIKQVVDPEKVEYNPETRTIKRNAQHLMNNPADLSALEFALRIKDVYKDVHITTLSMGPAECESKIKELIEVGCDSCVLLSDKRLAGSDAYSTAYALAKAIEKLGNFDLVLCGESSLDGETSIVPPQIAEYLNIPHISFATNIKVFDLQRIEIERKFKNQLFRFEVKLPALVSVKKDSAFLRLPKLSLMIKALSYTPQVLSLDDLENFDFSKVGAEGSKTSVDRFVEQSFEDVKCEIYEGLEAAQIECIADLVMRFL
- a CDS encoding acyl-CoA dehydrogenase family protein, which produces MEYFLSEEQKIIKKLAKRISDEYVSKVAIKYDKEGIFPRDILDLLAYTELTGVYIPKEYGGFGGGVMEMCLVVEELSRNCAGVAVSYAATALGAYPIILYGKEEQKKKYLPKIAKGELIAAFALTESDAGSDVSSIKTTAEKKGDYYILNGSKHWITNGGEADVYVVFAVTDKSKGPRGISAFIVEKGYEGFYCGKKEDKMGIRASSTTELIFEDCKVPKENLLGREGTGFIVAMKTFDRTRPGVAAMAVGIAQGAYEYAIRYAKERVQFGQPLSSFQAIQHMLADMYINIEAARAMLYSTCRMIDSGAKDFSKESSACKVFASDVAMKVTTDAVQIMGGNGYVKDYPVEKMMRDAKVTQIFEGANQIQRNIIASEIIKEY
- a CDS encoding nucleotidyltransferase, with amino-acid sequence MKVAGIVVEYNPFHNGHLYHLQKTREITNADIVVGVMSGNFIQRGEPAIVNKWARTKMAILNGVDVIFELPFAYACNSAEIFAYGAISILNQLGVDFIVFGSECGDIDKLKETAKHLAFEEDDFKSSLKSYLKEGYSFPKARELALIKTCKTNIEFSSNNILGIEYIKWIYRLSSKIEPFTIRRIGTSYNDPNLTQDTYASATAIRRNINNLQAIKNKMPSASYEILIEEFESGRGPVFLEDYFKLFIYNAIVVPDFLKDKIDVKEGLENRFEKYIFNSPSVQHLLENVKTKRYTLTRLQRIFIHAIVRNNFDQKTLLSITPYVRVLGFNHKGKEYLNKIKDKIEYITKLNQQWLKNPQYKELLELEIRSSMLHALQYKDFHKYLQTEFKSSPIYISSRS
- a CDS encoding patatin-like phospholipase family protein, with amino-acid sequence MKKVSLALGSGAMRGFAHIGVIEVLEKEFKFEAFSGSSIGAVIGAFYCLGYDLGLIYKVAKQIRNDILIDFKVRKNALISGKNIEEILKLFLRDKRFSDLKYPFYVVATDLLRGEQVVFSEGSLYDAVRSSISVPGVLPPYKIGDTVLVDGAVVDKVPGKVLRENGCEFVIGVDVSGKGLLKEPKNILEMIMTTIDIMGEEIFRLKQGYLDYLIKIDLEDINPYTLADVEKAYQRGKKRAEEELENLKNLAS